Genomic window (Nitrospirales bacterium LBB_01):
CTCCAGGAAGAGGAATAGATACGCTTTCAGTTTTCTCTTTGTCAGTAAGAATCGGTTTTTCCCTTACAGCCGAAGACAGTGTCCTCAGCCATTTGATAGTGTCCTCCTCACTGGTTTTATTGGAGTGGTGAATTTCCCCTTTTACCTCGCCTGATATTGCTCCCTTAAGCGTATTTTCTATATTTCTAACCGTTATGGGGAGTGCGGGGGATGCGTTTAACTCAAGAATGCCAAACCGGGATGAAAATTTGGCAAGCGGCGGGTACTCATCGGTTAATACTTTTAGAGGGAATTTATCAGAGTTTGAAAGCAGCCGTCCGGAATCGTCTTTAACATTGGCTGGCAATATGACGCTAAAGGCTGATTTTTCAGGAAACGGCCCCTCAAAATGACCATACGTCACATAGGTATCATTATCGTGTGCTTCTTTATCTTTTAATTTCCATGTTTTACCGGAATCTGATTTTAAAGAGATTTCTTTTGCTAAACTCCACGGTATTGGGGCTGAGGATAGAATTTTCATAGGCGTAAGCGGAATACACTGCTTTTCAGGACGTTCCCGCTGGCATTCAAACGTTATGGTAAACGGCGGGCGTGTTTTATAGGTGAGGGTTTGGTCGGCAGTTGTGGCAGCGCCGGTTTTGGATTTAACTCCTTTGCCCCAGACTATTTTTACCTCTTTGTCTGGAGGATGTGCTCTTTTGCACTGAAAAATTGCCATTGGAGCTTTTCTGTCTTCTACCCACATGGTTTTTATCACTTCTTTTTTCTTTTTATCATCTAATAGACTAATACCGATTTTCTCTCCTATCCCGTTAACGCTGCAATAGACATTTTCCATCATTGATTTTTCGTCCGCCGGAGCATCCAGTGTAAAAGCAAACGTCTGTTCCTCTTCAATAGGCGCTCCCTCGTATGGCTCTTGCCGTATAACTGAGGGGCCTCCAGTTGAGAAACTAAATTCTCTCTTTCCTGTAATAGTCTTTCCCGACAGGGTTTTAATATCGTCTTTTAATTTAAAGTTACACACAATACCAGCCGGTAAATCAGCGGTAAAATCGTATGACCAGTTTTTGCCGTCAATCCATCTGCCAGTGGCGTTATCGGTACAATTTGTGACAAATGGGTTTTTAAGGAACGGGTTGCCAAATGGGACGATTTGCTCAGAAAATCTCACCGCCACCTGTCTTACATTTTTAACCGTACCGACAGGAGTAAAAACATCAACCTGCGCAGATTCCACAGTGCTGACTATTGCAGTTAATGCCAAAAGTATTGCGATTATAATTAAAAAAAGTATGTGTGATTTTACGAAACTTTTCTTCATCTGTGATTTCCAACAATTTTCCCCGCCTCTTCTAAGAAAAGTCTGACTGCGGTTTTCAGCATTTCTTTGGAATGCTCAACGCTGTCTCCACAGCTTGAAACATCCAGCTCAGGACAATAGGCTACAAATACACCGCCCTCCTTAAATACAATTATGTCATAATCTAATGATACCACTTGACTCCTCGTTTTATTGCCTTAATGCTAACATGAATTGAGTATCATTATAAGGAGGAACTAACATTTTAAGCATAAATCAACCGGCCCTTAGGCTGTGGAATTGGACGTCCCGACTCTTTTGCAGTTTCAATCCACTCTGTGATAATGACCTCGATGTTTGACAAAGCCTCATAGTAAGTGGAGCCATCGGCTGCGCATCCAGGCAGCTCAGGTACTTCTGCCACAAATGACTCATCCTCATCACTCCAATATATTATTATCTCATATCTATTCATCTTCCTTTACCCCTAATTTGTATTTTACTATGATATTGCGAATTTGTTTAATCTGATATGGTTTTCCTTTACCATTTTTTGACTGAATATTTATGATTTCTTCTATACCTTCTTTCAAATAAATGTGATGAGAGCTTTTTATCCTTTCGGTAAACCCTATATGTACTAACAACTCTCGTAATTTTTCAAAATTTATATTAGCATCAGATACTCCTCTCAATATTTGACCTAATAGTTTATTGTATTTACTCATGCGGCATGCTTCGCCACCTCTGATTAATAAACATTGTAACATTAGAGGAATAAATGTTAAATCCGGTCTTGTACGGGTCGCAGTCGGTTATATAAAATGAGACTGCCTGCTGCCACACATCCCACGGGTGCATTTGCCATATTTTAGTGTGCAGCGTAAAGAAGTATTTGCCTGTTGTAAGCGGTAACGGACCCAAAGTGCAGACAAAGTATCGGTCAGTTTTTTCAAAAAAGCAGTCATTGATTGGATTAGCCGTGCCAAATGTTATCCTGTCGCCATACTCGCTGTGTAAATCAAATCCTACGGTAAAGTTTTCGTAAGGAGCCTCTCCTTCTGCCCATATATGAAGCTGCATGGTTTGTCCGGTCTCAAATCGGTTACAAATATTACCATCCAAATCTCTAATCTGTACCTTTGAAAGATAAAACGGGCTGATCTGAGGTTTTCTTATCACCTCAGCCGGTGAAACATCAGAACCGTAGAGAGCATTCTGTTCATATAACAATGTGGTTTCGTTTGCCTCACCGTCTTTTAATATCCTGCCCTCAGACAAAATTATCACCCTTTGGCATATTTGTCTTACAGTGGGAATATCATGGCTTACATAAACAATAGTCCGCCCGGTCTCTGTGTTTATCTCTCTTATCCGTTCCATACACTTTCTTCTGAAACTGATGTCCCCTACGGCCAACACCTCATCAACAAGCAGTATGTCTGTATCCATATGCGCAGAGACTGCAAATGCCAGCCGCACATACATCCCAGATGAGTATCTTTTAACCGGCGTATCGAGAAATTTTTCAACTCCAGCAAAATCCACAATTCTATCAAAACTGGCCTTTATCTCCTTTTTTTTCATACCAAGAACGGCGCCGTTTAGATAGATATTTTCACGCCCGGTTAGCTCCTGATGAAACCCTGTGCCAACTTCTAAAAGGCTGCCCACACGCCCTCTTAATACCGCACGACCCTCTGTAGGAGATGTTATGCGGCTTAGGATTTTAAGCAGTGTGCTTTTCCCTGCCCCGTTTCGCCCAATTAAGCCAATCCTTTCACCCTCGTTTATTTCAAAGTTAATATCCTTAAGCGCCCATAACTCCTCTTGTGTGGCGCCTGAACCATTGTGCCCCAACATTTTTCTGAAAACCCCTTTTACTAACCCAGAGGCTGACTCACGAAGGGTCTTATAATTACCGGCAAGTTTGTGGCTTATCATGTAGCTTTTACTGAGGTTTTCCACTAAAATTATTGGCGTCATCAGATTATATCTGCAAAGGTTGATTCATTTTTGTTAAAAAACCAGACCCCTGTAAACAATATCAATAAGGTAATAGAAATTGCCAAATAGATTCCCATAGGATATAGCTCTGCCGAGCTCCCTGATAAAACCCATCTGAATCCTTCAATTATGCCAACCATCGGATTTAGAGAATAAAGTAGTTTCCATTTATCAGGCACAACCGTACTGGAAAAACCAACAGGCGTTACATAAAGCCCAATCTGTAAAACAAACGGTATAACATAACGAAAATCTCTGTACTTAACATTTAGCGCAGAAAGCCAATAGCCAATCCCAAGGGACAAGAGAGTTAACAAAAGTAAAAACAGAGGAAGAAACACAATCCTCATATTAAACCAGATGTGATAATAAAACAACATGCCGACTAAAAGAGCGAAGGAAATAAAAAAATCCAATAAACTGACCATAACAGAGGATGTCGGTATGATTATCTTTGGGAAAAACACCTTTGATACCATGTTTTCATTTAGGATAAGCGAGTTGCTGCTCTCAGCCACGGTGTTAGAGAAAAACTGCCACGGGAGCATTGCGGTAAAAACCAGTACAGGGTATGGAGTTCCGTGTGAGGGCATCTTCGCAAGCTTTCCAAATATAAACGTGAAAATAGCCATAGTTAAAACCGGTCTCAAAACTGCCCACGCTATGCCAAAGAAGGTTTGTTTGTAGCGCACAAGAACGTCCCTGATAGATAGGAACACTAAAAGCTCACGGTAGTCATAAAGTTCACGAAAAAAGTGTGCAGCGCTTCTCTCAGGCGTTATTATTATCTGAAAGGATTTTTTCATGGTGATATGCTGACTCCTTGATTAAGGGAAAGAACTTCTACCACGAAAATCACGAAAAACGCGAAATTTTTAAAAAATGAATATTCCCAACTATTTTCTTCTTTATGAATCCTTTTTTTGTGCCTTTCGTGGTTAATATCTTTATATTTCCTATACCTCGCAATATTCCCCGCCATAGTTAGCTCCGTTCATAGAGGTAATAGTCGGGTGTTTTCCGCAAACCGGACAGTCAGGGTTTTTGGGTACTTTTACTTTTCTAAAAGTTGTCTTAAGCGCATCATATATAAGCAGTGACTCCTTTAGCACATCCCCTTGACCGAGTATTATCTTAAGAACCTCCATAGCTTGAAGCCCTCCAATAACGCCCGGTAAAACTCCAAGCACTCCTGCCTCCTGACACGAGGGGACAAGACCGGGGGGCGGCATCTCTTCAAACAGGCAGCGATAACAGTGCCCAACGCCAGGAATTATAGTTGTCACCTGCCCTTCAAATCTTAAAATCGCAGCGCTTGCCAGCGGCTTTCCTGTTAGCACGCAAGCGTCGTTTATCAGGTATCTGGTGGGAAAGTTGTCACTTCCGTCCACAACTATGTCATAGCCGTCAATCAGCTGCATTATGTTTTCAGCAGTGATTCTTTCCTTTAGAGCGATAAAATCAACGTCAGGGTTAAGGGCTTCAAAAGTAGCACGAGCCGAGTCCACCTTTGGCATTCCAATGGTGCGTGTGCTATGGGCTATTTGTCTTTGCAGGTTGCTTAACTCAACGTAATCGTCATCAATCATCGCTATGGTTCCAACCCCTGCGGCAGTTAAGAAAAATCCGACAGGACAGCCAAGCCCGCCGGCTCCTATTATGAAAACCTTTGCCTTAGCAATTTTAGCCTGCCCCTTGCCGCCTATCTCAGGCAGGATTATGTGTCTGCTGTAGCGTAAAATCTGCTCCTCAGTAAAATCCATTGCCTCTCCTTATACCAAGCTACATTCTATTGCCTAACTTCGTTGGCATCGTCAAAAGCTCCTCAACGTACTAAGAGTACGCCTCCGTCGCTTTCTCCTTGCCGCCAAGGGGACTCCCCTTTAGGGGATGCTTCAGACTGCAACTCGGTATTAAACTGTATGTATAAAACTAATCCCTTTCTTTTCTTATGAGAATTATCCAATCGGTAGCACTCACTTTTTCAACCCTTAAGACCTTATGACCGTGGTCCTCCATAGACTTTGGAATGCTGTTTGACGCCTCCTGATAATCCAGCAGTATCTCTAACACCTGCCCTACATCCATTGCCTCTATGGTAAGCTTTGACCTGACAAAAGTGTATGGACACTTAAGCCCTCTTATATCTAATTTTTTATTCGGAATGATATCTTCCATTATGATGCCTCCCTTTTGGGATTATTCTTTTCCCTCTACCCGTATGAATTTGGTTTTTGCTGCGACTATCGGCATTTTGTCTATTTCGCCGATTGCGCCTGTTACATTACTTTCTATGGCCTTATGAGTCAGCACCACAAGAGGAACTGCCTCACCTGCTCGGCGTTCCTTTTGAATCACCGCAGAAATGCTGATATTGTGAGCACCCAGCACTCCCGATATTTTAGAAAGAACGCCGGGTTTATCAAGTGCCGTAAAGCGGAAATAGTACATCGTCTCTATGTCTTTTATATCTTTTATATTAAATTTTTCACGCTCTGCCCCTATGACTTGTGTAAGCGGAGCGTTTGGATTTTTGGCTATATCAATTATATCACTTACTACGGCACTCCCCGTAGGCATATCACCGGCCCCGCGCCCGTAGTACATCGTCTCTCCCACAGCGTCTCCGGTTATATACACGGCATTTAGGACGTCATCCACCTTTGATATCATAAAACTATCCGGTATCATTGTTGGATGGACGCGGAGTTCTATTTCTGCTCCAGCAGTTTTAGCTATGGCAAGCAGTTTGATTTTATAGCCCAACTCCGCTGCATACACAATATCTTCGGGGGTAATGGCTGTGATACCCTCTTTGTAGATACTGTCAAAGGATAGCGGTATGCCGTAAGACAGGGAAGCAAGAAGTGTCAGCTTGTGTGCCGTGTCTATCCCTTCAATGTCAAATGTGGGGTCGGCCTCAGCATAACCAAGCCGTTGTGCCTCGGCGAGAGTTTTTGCAAACTCCGCTCCCTCTTTGGTCATCTTTGTTAGAATGTAATTAGATGTGCCGTTTATTATGCCGTATATGGATTGTATGTGATTTGCTGCAAGCCCCTCTTTGAGCACCTTTATAATAGGAATGCCGCCTGCCACAGCAGCCTCAAAGCCTACAATACGTTTGCTGTCCATAGCTGCCTGAAAGATGTCTGTTCCGTGAGTAGCTAGGAGCGCCTTATTTGCCGTAACCACATGTTTGCCGTTTTTCAGGGCATCAATCATGAACTTTTTGGCAGGATTTATGCCTCCAATAAGCTCAACGACAACGGATATTTCAGGGTCATTTATAATTTCGTATGCGTCTCTTGTCAAAACTCCGGCAGGTATATTAAACCCGCGGTCTCTCTCAATATCAAGGTCGGATATTTTCTTAAGCCGGATATTTATTCCTGAGCGTTTTTGAATTAAGTCGGCATTGTTAAGAAGGATTTTAGCGGTGCCGCTGCCAACCGTACCAAGACCTATAATGCCAACATTTATGGTTGTCATTTTGACAGGAACTTTTTAATTCCCTTGACGGCTTGTTTGATTCTCTGCTCGTTTTCGACAAGCGCAAAGCGCACGTAATCGTCTCCGCCCTCTCCAAAACCAATACCCGGTGAGACTGCCACTTTAGCCTCCATCATCAGCAGTTTTGAAAATTCCAGAGAGCCGAGCTTTCTGAACTCCTCCGGTATCTGAGCCCACACAAACATGGTGGCCTTAGGGGAGGGAATGTCCCAACCGGCTCTTTTAAGCCCATCTATAAGAACATCTCTACGTTTTTCGTAAGTTTTTGCAATTTTATCCACACAGTCCTGTTTGCCTCTTAGGGCTACGATGGAGGCTATTTGAATTGGCTGAAAAGTTCCATAATCAAGATAACTCTTTATTTTTGTAAGAGCACCCACGATCTCCTTATTACCGGAACAAAAACCCATTCTCCAGCCGGCCATTGAGTAACTTTTGGTCATAGAGAAAAACTCAACGCCAACATCAAGCGCTCCCTTAACCTGCAGGAAGCTGGGTGCTTTGTACCCATCAAACACTAAATCGGCATAAGCAAGATCGTGTACCACAAGGAGTTTATTTTCCTTTGCAAAGTCCACCACTTTTTCAAAGAAATCTAATCCAACGACCTCTGTGGTAGGGTTATGGGGGAAATTGATAATAAGCAGCTTTGGGCGCGGCCATGAATTTTTATAGGCGTTTTCCATTTCTTCAAAGAAATCAATACCTGGCCCAATTGGAATATTTCTGACCTGACCGCCGGCAATTATCACAGCATACGGATGAATTGGGTACGCAGGGGTTGGAGTAAGGGCAACGTCTCCGGGCTCTATAACAGCAAGTGCAAGATGACTCAGCCCCTCTTTTGAGCCGATTGTAACCACAGTATTTATATCCGGGTCAAGATAGACGTTATATCGTCTTTCGTACCACTCGCAAATTGCCATTCTAAGCTGAGTTATGCCGCGTGAGGCGGAGTATCTGTGGTTTTTGGGGTTTTTTGAGGACTCTCTCAGCTTACTGACTATATGGTCAGGGGTTGGGAGGTCCGGGTTTCCCATGCCAAGGTCAATTATGTCCTCACCCCGCCGTCTTGCCTCAGACTTCAGACTGTTTACTATAGCAAACACATACGGAGGAAGCCGTTTTATTCTTTTAAATTCAAACATGGGAGTATTATACAAAAACTGAAAAATTAAATCTATATTTTTAATTAATTATGAATAACATTTTTTTACTGAAAAATTAAATCCTTTAAAAATTCGTGAATTGCCTATGCAGTTAGCTCCGCAAACAAAAAAATGGATTCCTGCCTTCGCAGGAATGACACTCCCCTAAAGGGGATTCCCCTGTAAATGAATTACAAGAAAAAAGAGAATAACAGAAAAAAAGAGCACTCTCCTTTGTCATTCCCGCCTACGAGCGGGAATCCAGTCCTTTTAACTGTATCATTTGCTGACTGAAAAAAATCTACAGGAGTTAACTCAATAAGCATTTTTCGTGATTTTCGTGGTTAAAATTCTTTAAATACACAGCAGTAAGATACATAACAGCAATTATGTTTACTACAGAGACAAGTTTCATAAAAAGCGTAAAAAACTCAACGTGGTATATGTTGTGCACAGAGCGATACTGAATGTGAGAATCATTGAGAAACATAGTCGTTGAAAAAAGCGCATACAGAAATATTACTTTAAAATTCCGTGTTGTTATAAAAGTAAAAATAGAAAATATTAATGCCGAATAAATATATCTGGAACTCATCTGTGTTGCAAACACGTAGAAAAATGAAAATAAGAAAAATGCCGTAAAGTAAACGTAATTTATATTCCTCCTCTTACTATAAACATATAATGAAATAGCCGTTGCTGACAAAACCAGTAAAGCCCCAGCAGTTATGTAATTGATAACAAAAAAAGTGTTTTCAACCGGTACACTCATGCCGTCTAACAGAGCGTACAGATTAAACGCGCTGTTTGTGGCATACGGATATTGAGTAAATTTGCTGGCAAAGAATTTAATGGGCGTAATAATATCAATTTTACAGTAAAATGGTATGAAGGCCGCATAAAATAAAATAACGCTAAAGAACATTGAATAAACATACCGTCTTTTTTCCGTACTTAGTATAAAAGCCCACAGATACACAGGGATAAATAAAAGCCCTTGTGGTTTAATTAAAATAGTTACAGCAAATGTCAGAATGGATTTCTCTATTTTCCCATTAACCAAAAACCATGCTGCCATAGCCAATGCTAACGTAAAAACAGAGTCAACCTGTCCCCACACGCTTGAGTTTACTATAATTGCTGGATTAAAAAGATAAAGAGCCGATAGCACAACAGACATTGACTGTGTCAAACCCTTTTGTTTAGCGGTTTTATAAATGATGACGCCACAAAGGACATCTGCAGCAATCGCTGGAGATGTCAAAATTACAAAAAACAGACGTGAATCCGGCACTATAGAAAAAATACGCCCTAACAATTGCACAACGTAAAGAATATAAACATACCCTGGCGGATAATCGGCAACAATCTCACCAGAATAGTAATGTCCTATTCCTTTCTGTCCAATATAGACAGCCCACTCTTTAAACAGTTCTATATCATAAGGATACCCCTCGATATAAAAAGCAGCTAAAATACGCACTGTTAAAGCCGTAGCTAATACCACTGCTAAATCCCGTCCAACAGTGTCCAAAATAAGACGGTTTTTAATTCCAAAGACGCATATAAGGAAAAATACAACTGCTATGGTGGTGTTATAAAGGAGAAATTTTGCCTCTGGGCCGGAAACAGATAAAAAGTCAGAGTGATTTTTATTATTTTCAAAATGATACATCCTCTCTTCATTAAGTCTCTCTTTGGTTACCGAACAATTGTCAAAAGCTGCCTCACCTGTTGAAAAATTCTCGTAGGCGCCAAGTCCTACGACAGCCGTTAGGGTGGTTTGTGAGTCTGAGGTCTTAACAGTTTCCGAAAGCGGCGTCCATTTTCCGTGAGTGTCAAATAGTGAGTCAGAGTAGCCTCCCATAGACCTGTAATGCCCATACATATCTCCAAAAGTTGCGGCCAAGACGCCCTGTGCTGCCAAATGACGCTCCCTAAGCCCAACATAAGCGCCTGCTTTACCTACAGTGGAGGCCTTTACCATACATGAAATCCTGTAATACGTTGATGGACTAACGGTAAGAGCTTGTATCAACTGGCTTTCACCAGCCACTACATTTTTTATTGTGAGATAATAGTTTTTTTCAAAAGGCGCTGCATCAGACAACCCCAAGTACACAGCGTTTGGTCTGTAATGCCAAAAAAGCGAACTCCAGTAGGCAGGCTTTACATCTTTTATTTCCTCAAATCCACCGTTTTTTAGAATATTCTCAGATGCACTTAATTTTAGCGGCAACAACACAATAATAAGCAGACTTACAGCAACTATTATTTTCACGATTTATACATTTTGGCTTACAGCAATTTTTTCTTAAAAACTCAGCACTAATTAATCAAATGTTTCAGATTTTAATATGTACAGCTTTTGCGTCCCATATATCTTTTACGTATTCCATGATAGTTCTGTCGCTTGAGAAAAACCCTGTGTTGGCAACATTCAGTACGGAACGCTTGCTCCACAGTGCCTGATTTTTATATACTTCAGAGACCTGCTGCTGAGTTTTTTCGTAAGAGGCAAAATCGGCAAGAAGTAGGAACCTGTCGCCTTGGTTAAGAAGCGAATCCACTATTGGTTTGAAAAGGTCATGGTTTTCAGGTGAGAAATACCCTGAGTCTATCATGTCGAGCGCTTGTTTAAGCACCGGATTGTTGTCATAGTAGGCACGAGGGTTATAGCCGCTGTTTTTTAACGATTCCGCCTGCTTGTCTGTAAGTCCAAACGCAAAGAAATTATTCTTTCCAACTTCTTTTTGAATTTCTATATTTGCGCCATCCAATGTACCGATTGTAAGCGCTCCGTTTAGGGCAAATTTCATATTGCCGGTTCCTGATGCTTCAGTGCCAGCTGTGGAAATCTGCTCGGAGAGATCGGCTGCCGGTAAAAGTGTCTCGGCAATAGAAACCGAATAGTTCTCAACAAAAATCACCCTTAGCTTGTCCTTTATATCGGGGTCAAAGTTTACCTTCTGTGCTACGGAATTTATGAGCTTAATTATCAGTTTTGCCATAAAATACCCGGGCGCTGCCTTTCCAGCAAATATCACACTGCGCGGAACCATATCCATTGCTGGGTTTTCCTTCAGGCGGTTATAGAGCGTCACAACGTGTATGATATTTAGCAGTTGCCGCTTATACTCATGAATCCGCTTAAACTGGCAGTCAAACAGAGAATCCACGTTAACGTTGACTCGGTTGTGGTCTTCAAAGCACTTTGCCAAAGACAACTTATTTGACCACTTGACCTCACGCCATTTTTCTAGAAATGCCGAATCCTCAGCAAGCGGTATCAGTTTTTTAAGCTCAGTCAGGTCACGTACCCATTTTTCCCCGATACTTTCACTGATAAGGGCAGAAAGCGCTGGATTACACAGCCTCAGCCATCTTCTTTGGGTAATACCGTTTGTTTTATTGTTAAACTTCTTTGGCCACAAAGCATTAAAATCACTAAACAGTGAATCCTTTAATATTTCTGTGTGAAGAGCGCTCACTCCATTTACCGAATGACTTCCAACGATAGCTAGATTTGCCATTCTTATGCGCTTTTCGTCTCCCTCCTCAACAAGCGACATGTTTCTGAGCTTGTTAACATCGCCGTTAAAGCGCTCTCCGACCATTTTTAGGAAACGAGAGTTTATCTCATAAATTATTTCAAGGTGACGCGGCAGCACCCTCTCTAACAAAGACACCGTCCAGCGCTCAAGCGCCTCTGGCATTATTGTGTGATTAGTGTAACAAAACGTTGCCGTTGTAATATCCCAT
Coding sequences:
- a CDS encoding type II toxin-antitoxin system HicB family antitoxin, translating into MNRYEIIIYWSDEDESFVAEVPELPGCAADGSTYYEALSNIEVIITEWIETAKESGRPIPQPKGRLIYA
- a CDS encoding type II toxin-antitoxin system HicB family antitoxin — encoded protein: MVSLDYDIIVFKEGGVFVAYCPELDVSSCGDSVEHSKEMLKTAVRLFLEEAGKIVGNHR
- a CDS encoding ABC transporter ATP-binding protein, producing the protein MTPIILVENLSKSYMISHKLAGNYKTLRESASGLVKGVFRKMLGHNGSGATQEELWALKDINFEINEGERIGLIGRNGAGKSTLLKILSRITSPTEGRAVLRGRVGSLLEVGTGFHQELTGRENIYLNGAVLGMKKKEIKASFDRIVDFAGVEKFLDTPVKRYSSGMYVRLAFAVSAHMDTDILLVDEVLAVGDISFRRKCMERIREINTETGRTIVYVSHDIPTVRQICQRVIILSEGRILKDGEANETTLLYEQNALYGSDVSPAEVIRKPQISPFYLSKVQIRDLDGNICNRFETGQTMQLHIWAEGEAPYENFTVGFDLHSEYGDRITFGTANPINDCFFEKTDRYFVCTLGPLPLTTGKYFFTLHTKIWQMHPWDVWQQAVSFYITDCDPYKTGFNIYSSNVTMFINQRWRSMPHE
- a CDS encoding ABC transporter permease; this translates as MKKSFQIIITPERSAAHFFRELYDYRELLVFLSIRDVLVRYKQTFFGIAWAVLRPVLTMAIFTFIFGKLAKMPSHGTPYPVLVFTAMLPWQFFSNTVAESSNSLILNENMVSKVFFPKIIIPTSSVMVSLLDFFISFALLVGMLFYYHIWFNMRIVFLPLFLLLLTLLSLGIGYWLSALNVKYRDFRYVIPFVLQIGLYVTPVGFSSTVVPDKWKLLYSLNPMVGIIEGFRWVLSGSSAELYPMGIYLAISITLLILFTGVWFFNKNESTFADII
- a CDS encoding glycogen/starch/alpha-glucan phosphorylase, translated to MAEKHKKNDKLDILNECTISTEVDAIMTSFLHHMKYTLGKDEYTATKRDCYKCISYVARDHLIDKWLNTQQTYYEKDAKRVYYLSLEFLIGRSLGNTLVNLDIEEPVAEALAKTGYDLEEIKKYEWDPGLGNGGLGRLAACFLDSLASLEIPSYGYGIRYEYGIFFQRIRNGYQLETPDNWLRYGNPWEIERPEYLYIVKFYGNVKQYTNGAGTLRHEWVNTQDVVAVAYDTPIPGYKNNTVLNMRLWSAKSSREFELGYFQHGDYESAVADKVQTETISKVLYPNDNIFEGKELRLKQEYFFVSATLQDIIRRYKKNHPERADFNNFSDKVAIQLNDTHPAIAIAELMRILVDEECFGWEKAWDITTATFCYTNHTIMPEALERWTVSLLERVLPRHLEIIYEINSRFLKMVGERFNGDVNKLRNMSLVEEGDEKRIRMANLAIVGSHSVNGVSALHTEILKDSLFSDFNALWPKKFNNKTNGITQRRWLRLCNPALSALISESIGEKWVRDLTELKKLIPLAEDSAFLEKWREVKWSNKLSLAKCFEDHNRVNVNVDSLFDCQFKRIHEYKRQLLNIIHVVTLYNRLKENPAMDMVPRSVIFAGKAAPGYFMAKLIIKLINSVAQKVNFDPDIKDKLRVIFVENYSVSIAETLLPAADLSEQISTAGTEASGTGNMKFALNGALTIGTLDGANIEIQKEVGKNNFFAFGLTDKQAESLKNSGYNPRAYYDNNPVLKQALDMIDSGYFSPENHDLFKPIVDSLLNQGDRFLLLADFASYEKTQQQVSEVYKNQALWSKRSVLNVANTGFFSSDRTIMEYVKDIWDAKAVHIKI
- the moeB gene encoding molybdopterin-synthase adenylyltransferase MoeB, with product MDFTEEQILRYSRHIILPEIGGKGQAKIAKAKVFIIGAGGLGCPVGFFLTAAGVGTIAMIDDDYVELSNLQRQIAHSTRTIGMPKVDSARATFEALNPDVDFIALKERITAENIMQLIDGYDIVVDGSDNFPTRYLINDACVLTGKPLASAAILRFEGQVTTIIPGVGHCYRCLFEEMPPPGLVPSCQEAGVLGVLPGVIGGLQAMEVLKIILGQGDVLKESLLIYDALKTTFRKVKVPKNPDCPVCGKHPTITSMNGANYGGEYCEV
- a CDS encoding type II toxin-antitoxin system HicA family toxin, producing the protein MSKYNKLLGQILRGVSDANINFEKLRELLVHIGFTERIKSSHHIYLKEGIEEIINIQSKNGKGKPYQIKQIRNIIVKYKLGVKEDE
- a CDS encoding homoserine dehydrogenase; protein product: MTTINVGIIGLGTVGSGTAKILLNNADLIQKRSGINIRLKKISDLDIERDRGFNIPAGVLTRDAYEIINDPEISVVVELIGGINPAKKFMIDALKNGKHVVTANKALLATHGTDIFQAAMDSKRIVGFEAAVAGGIPIIKVLKEGLAANHIQSIYGIINGTSNYILTKMTKEGAEFAKTLAEAQRLGYAEADPTFDIEGIDTAHKLTLLASLSYGIPLSFDSIYKEGITAITPEDIVYAAELGYKIKLLAIAKTAGAEIELRVHPTMIPDSFMISKVDDVLNAVYITGDAVGETMYYGRGAGDMPTGSAVVSDIIDIAKNPNAPLTQVIGAEREKFNIKDIKDIETMYYFRFTALDKPGVLSKISGVLGAHNISISAVIQKERRAGEAVPLVVLTHKAIESNVTGAIGEIDKMPIVAAKTKFIRVEGKE
- the alaC gene encoding alanine transaminase, whose translation is MFEFKRIKRLPPYVFAIVNSLKSEARRRGEDIIDLGMGNPDLPTPDHIVSKLRESSKNPKNHRYSASRGITQLRMAICEWYERRYNVYLDPDINTVVTIGSKEGLSHLALAVIEPGDVALTPTPAYPIHPYAVIIAGGQVRNIPIGPGIDFFEEMENAYKNSWPRPKLLIINFPHNPTTEVVGLDFFEKVVDFAKENKLLVVHDLAYADLVFDGYKAPSFLQVKGALDVGVEFFSMTKSYSMAGWRMGFCSGNKEIVGALTKIKSYLDYGTFQPIQIASIVALRGKQDCVDKIAKTYEKRRDVLIDGLKRAGWDIPSPKATMFVWAQIPEEFRKLGSLEFSKLLMMEAKVAVSPGIGFGEGGDDYVRFALVENEQRIKQAVKGIKKFLSK
- a CDS encoding sulfurtransferase TusA family protein, whose amino-acid sequence is MEDIIPNKKLDIRGLKCPYTFVRSKLTIEAMDVGQVLEILLDYQEASNSIPKSMEDHGHKVLRVEKVSATDWIILIRKERD